A single region of the Acidimicrobiales bacterium genome encodes:
- a CDS encoding helix-turn-helix transcriptional regulator, producing the protein MREKRGPVTQRELASRTGLDQATISRIERGLVSVSDDVKVKIAAALQSPVGELFGWPDATQCTDESR; encoded by the coding sequence GTGCGCGAGAAGCGGGGACCGGTGACGCAGCGCGAACTGGCCTCTCGCACCGGCCTCGACCAGGCGACGATCTCACGCATCGAACGAGGGCTCGTGAGTGTCAGCGACGACGTGAAGGTGAAGATCGCAGCCGCGCTCCAAAGTCCCGTCGGGGAGCTCTTCGGTTGGCCAGACGCCACGCAATGCACGGACGAAAGCCGATGA
- a CDS encoding helix-turn-helix domain-containing protein — protein MTAVLDELTAHLLAEPDPLVHAVLSGISGEVPAYRSLSPDEWDVVSRGVTYAVRKFVELLAERRRPSSDEFDDIAAIGVVRGAQGIPLDGIAAATRAGLRWGWAYLLFETGLATSPCALKTLEWLGPLAFDYTQMASAALLTGASGEAIDRLDAEQRARGELIEHVLFASSVDHDSVVRLGAALRLDFEASHLFLQLASDRVAPLRSASEALLAASPQPLSVSLRGNPILHMTIVLDAHDPNLVEHAAAVAHSAGVLVAVPPAVDSLAGLRQAYLDARATLSLALRLGFEPGLVPWRSLASARLITLIDPQTARDFVDEILGPVLVLSRNRRERLLQALTATLWSEGRRTDAGARIGVHGKTVTLRLRDVERHTGLSILEHDSRLLLELAVMLHALHDQ, from the coding sequence GTGACGGCGGTGCTCGACGAGCTGACAGCCCACCTACTGGCCGAGCCGGACCCGTTGGTCCATGCGGTGCTGAGTGGGATCTCGGGCGAGGTGCCGGCATACCGCTCGTTGAGCCCGGACGAGTGGGACGTTGTCTCGCGTGGCGTGACGTACGCGGTGCGCAAGTTCGTCGAGCTGCTTGCGGAGCGGCGGCGCCCCAGCTCGGACGAGTTCGACGACATCGCCGCCATTGGCGTGGTGCGGGGAGCTCAAGGCATCCCTCTCGACGGCATTGCGGCTGCCACCAGGGCGGGGCTTCGTTGGGGATGGGCCTATCTGCTTTTCGAGACCGGTCTAGCGACAAGTCCTTGCGCGCTGAAAACCCTTGAGTGGCTTGGGCCCTTGGCCTTTGATTACACGCAAATGGCCAGCGCCGCCTTACTCACAGGCGCGTCCGGAGAGGCGATCGACAGGCTAGATGCAGAGCAGCGTGCGAGAGGGGAACTCATCGAGCACGTGCTCTTCGCCTCATCCGTTGACCACGATTCCGTCGTTCGCCTCGGAGCCGCCCTCCGGCTCGACTTCGAAGCTTCTCACCTGTTCTTGCAGCTCGCGAGCGACAGAGTCGCGCCACTCCGCAGTGCCAGTGAAGCATTGTTAGCCGCGAGTCCGCAGCCCCTTTCGGTGTCGCTCCGAGGCAACCCGATCCTTCACATGACCATTGTGCTCGATGCCCACGACCCGAACTTGGTCGAGCACGCTGCGGCGGTCGCTCACTCGGCGGGAGTACTCGTTGCTGTGCCTCCCGCTGTCGACAGCCTGGCTGGCCTGCGCCAGGCGTATCTCGACGCGCGTGCGACCCTCTCGCTGGCGCTGCGCCTCGGCTTTGAACCCGGTTTAGTCCCTTGGCGGTCCCTTGCAAGTGCTCGTCTGATAACTCTTATCGACCCTCAGACCGCCCGGGACTTCGTCGACGAAATCCTGGGCCCAGTGCTCGTTCTGAGTCGAAACCGCCGCGAGCGACTGTTGCAGGCGCTGACGGCGACGCTCTGGAGTGAGGGCAGGCGGACTGACGCTGGTGCCCGAATCGGGGTTCACGGTAAGACCGTGACCCTCCGGCTACGCGATGTAGAGCGGCACACGGGGCTCAGCATCCTCGAACACGACAGCCGACTGCTACTGGAGCTCGCAGTAATGCTTCACGCCCTACACGACCAATGA
- a CDS encoding helix-turn-helix transcriptional regulator, which translates to MSKEPRTKLGQRLRAARQVAGLTQDALARLSGVHRTYIGALERGEKEPTLFVLVRLAGALGVDPGALVTGIRPDDADRE; encoded by the coding sequence ATGAGCAAGGAACCCAGGACCAAACTCGGTCAACGGCTTCGAGCGGCGCGCCAAGTCGCTGGGCTCACGCAGGACGCGCTCGCAAGACTGAGCGGTGTTCATCGCACGTACATCGGTGCACTGGAGCGGGGCGAGAAGGAGCCGACGCTGTTTGTTCTTGTGAGGCTCGCAGGTGCGCTCGGCGTAGACCCCGGAGCGCTCGTGACGGGCATCCGTCCCGACGACGCCGATCGCGAATGA
- a CDS encoding DUF4041 domain-containing protein, translating to MEDAKQVLARPVPQPPVGGGGGLFGGKRALEAEVRELRSFIDGFGFPELEALRNQVDALAARRKELDDEVGLLGAEREAADAALVKVREVLILQEVGVYDYHHRLEDSVAYKEPLADVQSRIKAMAMKDGGAVTATNDWTVNGSQAEGRKMVRELSKLMLRAYNAEADRLVQTMRPYKLDAAVDRLTKARETISRLGRTMNINVSSRYHRLRIDEMRLTADYLAKVEEEKEAEREEKARLREEAKARKEFEAEKARLLKEQAHYLNAVAQMRANGDDVAAGAAEVKLAEINDAIHGVEAREANIRAGYVYVISNVGAFGERMVKIGMTRRLEPMDRVRELGDASVPFRYDVHAIVFSDDAVGLEARLHDALAARRVNRVNLRREFFYATPGEVEALLTSFDGSLLSFVEHPEAEEWHQSENVRRAAEDLVVAEPVAGPRRTRQRSAAS from the coding sequence ATGGAAGACGCAAAGCAGGTACTGGCCCGGCCGGTGCCACAGCCGCCGGTGGGCGGGGGCGGCGGCTTGTTCGGCGGGAAGCGAGCGCTCGAAGCCGAGGTGCGCGAGTTGCGCAGCTTCATCGACGGGTTCGGCTTCCCGGAGTTGGAGGCGCTTCGTAACCAGGTCGACGCCTTGGCCGCCCGCCGAAAGGAGCTCGACGACGAGGTCGGCCTGCTCGGCGCCGAACGCGAGGCGGCCGATGCCGCCCTGGTGAAGGTGCGCGAGGTGCTCATCCTCCAAGAGGTGGGTGTGTACGACTACCACCACCGGCTTGAGGACTCGGTCGCCTACAAGGAGCCGCTCGCCGATGTGCAGAGCCGCATCAAGGCGATGGCCATGAAGGACGGCGGAGCCGTCACCGCAACCAACGACTGGACGGTGAACGGCTCGCAGGCCGAAGGCCGCAAGATGGTGCGCGAGCTGTCGAAGCTGATGCTGCGGGCGTACAACGCCGAAGCCGACCGCCTCGTGCAGACGATGCGCCCGTACAAGCTCGACGCCGCCGTCGACCGCCTGACCAAGGCCCGCGAGACGATCTCGCGGCTGGGCCGGACGATGAACATCAACGTGTCGTCGCGCTACCACCGCCTTCGCATCGACGAGATGCGCCTTACGGCCGACTACCTCGCCAAGGTCGAGGAAGAGAAGGAAGCCGAACGCGAGGAGAAGGCGCGGCTCCGCGAAGAGGCCAAAGCCCGGAAGGAGTTCGAGGCAGAAAAGGCCCGGCTGCTCAAGGAGCAGGCCCACTACCTCAACGCAGTCGCACAAATGCGGGCGAACGGCGACGACGTCGCCGCCGGCGCCGCAGAGGTGAAGCTGGCCGAGATCAACGACGCCATCCACGGCGTGGAAGCGCGCGAAGCCAACATCCGTGCCGGCTACGTCTACGTCATCTCCAACGTGGGCGCCTTCGGCGAGCGCATGGTCAAGATCGGCATGACCCGGCGGCTGGAGCCGATGGACAGGGTTCGTGAGCTCGGTGACGCCTCGGTGCCGTTCCGCTACGACGTGCACGCCATCGTTTTCAGCGACGACGCCGTGGGACTGGAGGCACGGCTGCACGACGCGCTCGCGGCCCGACGCGTCAACCGGGTGAACCTACGACGGGAGTTCTTCTACGCAACCCCCGGCGAAGTGGAGGCCCTGTTGACCTCGTTCGACGGCTCGTTGCTGTCGTTCGTAGAGCACCCCGAGGCCGAGGAGTGGCACCAGTCGGAGAACGTGCGTCGGGCGGCCGAGGATCTCGTTGTGGCCGAGCCGGTGGCCGGACCCCGGCGCACCCGTCAGCGCAGCGCAGCCTCGTAG
- a CDS encoding peptide ligase PGM1-related protein, whose translation MGTAFEQLQRDKLEAAWRADLPGSTTPHVMIGLPSYSVDRSLLDHYGDRVPALENRYLYSVLSARQPGKRVVYLSSLPVRQDVLDGYLALAEPADRPTILQRTLLLSPDDTTSRSLAEKVLDRGELVDALRRFVADELTLIEAWNVTEAEADLAVAIGAPIYGTDPRHREVATKSNGRRLLRDADVPVPYGIEDVRSPADVAAAVAAISAHCPDLREVVVKLDDSGAGDGNIVVDVDNRAPMETLLPPWYRETLISGGVVEERIDGVEFRSPSAQATITPLGEVTVLATHEQRLDGQVYEGCSFPADPVYAPLLGRYAVQVGERLADLGAVGRFALDFVARRLPSGDWDLFGIEINLRKGGTTHPYGVTRLLVGGHYDPAAATYVDRDGRPKFYAATDNLVDESWVGRTPGEVLRITVDSGLCYDRDSGTGVVPHLLDCLKVDGRMGYTALGDSPAQVAELEERFIAAVS comes from the coding sequence GTGGGTACGGCGTTCGAACAGTTGCAGCGCGACAAGCTCGAAGCGGCGTGGCGCGCCGACCTGCCTGGTTCCACGACGCCGCATGTGATGATCGGGCTGCCGTCGTACTCGGTCGACCGCAGCTTGTTGGACCACTACGGCGACCGCGTGCCCGCGCTGGAGAACCGTTACCTCTACAGCGTCCTGTCGGCCCGCCAGCCGGGCAAGCGGGTCGTGTACCTGTCGTCGTTGCCGGTGCGCCAAGACGTGCTCGACGGCTACCTGGCCTTGGCCGAGCCCGCCGACCGGCCCACGATCCTGCAGCGCACGCTCCTCCTTTCGCCCGACGACACCACCAGCCGGTCGTTGGCCGAGAAGGTGCTCGACCGGGGCGAACTCGTCGATGCGCTGCGGCGGTTCGTGGCCGACGAGCTGACGCTGATCGAGGCGTGGAACGTGACCGAGGCCGAAGCCGACCTGGCCGTTGCCATCGGCGCACCGATCTACGGCACGGACCCCCGCCACCGCGAGGTGGCCACCAAGAGCAACGGGCGGCGGCTGCTCCGCGACGCGGACGTGCCCGTGCCCTACGGCATCGAGGACGTGCGCAGCCCCGCCGACGTGGCGGCGGCAGTGGCCGCCATCAGCGCCCACTGCCCTGACCTCCGCGAGGTGGTGGTCAAGCTCGACGACAGCGGGGCGGGCGACGGCAACATCGTGGTCGACGTCGACAACCGCGCCCCCATGGAGACGCTGTTGCCCCCGTGGTACCGGGAGACGCTGATCTCCGGCGGCGTTGTCGAAGAACGCATCGACGGCGTGGAGTTCCGCAGCCCCAGCGCCCAGGCCACCATCACCCCGTTGGGCGAGGTGACAGTGCTGGCCACCCACGAGCAGCGCCTCGACGGGCAGGTGTACGAAGGCTGCTCCTTCCCCGCCGATCCCGTCTACGCGCCGCTGCTGGGCCGCTACGCCGTGCAGGTCGGCGAGCGCTTGGCCGACCTCGGTGCCGTCGGCCGCTTCGCCCTCGACTTCGTGGCCCGGCGCCTGCCCTCGGGCGACTGGGACCTGTTCGGCATCGAGATCAACCTGCGCAAGGGCGGCACCACCCACCCCTACGGCGTCACCCGCCTGCTCGTCGGTGGCCACTACGACCCGGCGGCGGCTACCTACGTCGACCGCGACGGCCGCCCGAAGTTCTACGCCGCCACCGACAACCTGGTCGACGAGAGCTGGGTGGGCCGTACCCCCGGGGAGGTCCTGCGCATCACCGTCGACTCCGGCCTCTGTTACGACCGCGACAGCGGCACAGGGGTCGTCCCCCACCTGCTCGACTGCCTCAAGGTCGACGGCCGCATGGGCTACACGGCGCTCGGTGACAGCCCGGCCCAGGTGGCCGAGTTGGAGGAACGCTTCATCGCCGCCGTCAGCTGA
- a CDS encoding VOC family protein, translated as MLLDGFNHVAILTNDTDRLVGFYRDVFEATVDGELRPEDGMRLTFLKVGPTAEFNVFEVAGNLEATRQTPMFGRGRLDHLALQAASLDAFTEVRRRLVERGASDGFVTDFGPVLSLFFRDPDGLEAEVCVPNPDATPGVTNPPGTPAARFS; from the coding sequence GTGCTGCTCGACGGTTTCAACCACGTGGCCATCCTGACCAACGACACCGACCGGCTGGTGGGCTTCTATCGAGACGTGTTCGAGGCCACCGTCGACGGCGAGCTTCGGCCGGAAGACGGCATGCGCCTGACGTTCCTGAAGGTCGGCCCCACCGCGGAGTTCAACGTGTTCGAGGTGGCGGGCAACCTCGAGGCCACCCGCCAGACGCCGATGTTCGGGCGGGGCCGCCTCGACCACCTGGCCCTGCAAGCCGCCTCGCTCGACGCCTTCACCGAGGTGCGCCGCCGGTTGGTCGAGCGGGGCGCCAGCGACGGTTTCGTGACCGACTTCGGCCCGGTGCTGAGCCTGTTCTTCCGCGACCCCGACGGCCTCGAAGCCGAGGTGTGCGTCCCCAACCCGGACGCCACGCCGGGGGTGACAAACCCTCCGGGCACGCCGGCGGCTCGTTTCAGCTGA
- a CDS encoding PaaI family thioesterase: MTPDELEQFLRDAFPANPPPLKVEAITEAGVLLRRTVSSAEERPGGTVSGPALMGLADTAAWLSVLSRIGLVALAVTTSLHIDFLRKPALVDVFADGRVLKLGSRLAVVDVSMWSADGSPDELVAKAQVTYSIPPRR, encoded by the coding sequence ATGACGCCGGACGAGTTGGAGCAGTTCCTTCGCGACGCCTTCCCCGCCAACCCGCCGCCCCTCAAGGTCGAGGCGATCACCGAGGCGGGGGTCCTCCTGCGGCGCACGGTCAGCAGCGCCGAGGAACGGCCCGGGGGCACGGTGTCGGGGCCTGCGCTCATGGGGCTGGCCGACACCGCCGCATGGTTGTCGGTCTTGTCGCGGATCGGCTTGGTGGCGCTCGCCGTCACCACCAGCTTGCACATCGACTTCTTGCGCAAGCCTGCGTTGGTCGACGTCTTCGCCGACGGGCGCGTCCTCAAGCTCGGCAGCAGGCTGGCGGTGGTCGACGTGTCGATGTGGTCAGCCGACGGCAGCCCTGACGAGCTGGTGGCCAAGGCGCAAGTGACCTACTCGATCCCGCCCCGGCGCTGA
- a CDS encoding N-6 DNA methylase — protein sequence MFDIEEVSTARLSPEGDPDPGVDYGEVFTRRWVVEFILDLIGYTPARDLGACVVVEPSCGTGAFLGPIVDRLLESCVVHGRNPATLTGAVRACDVLDANADRARKMVVERLRDGGLMSEDAEAVAQAWVIADDFLLRDHDLRSADYVVGNPPYVRLESVPRAVMAAYRDRCTAMRGRSDLYVGFVEVGLSLLKPGGALGFICADRWMHNQYGAQLRELVTADYAVETVVTMHDVPAFEDEVSAYPAIVVIRNADQADVAVVEAKRSFGEADAPALAAWASSVSQAACGPTFEASRTTGWFKGGELWPMASPTTLALVADLERRYDPLQDADKTTRVGIGVATGCDEVFITRDAALVEEDRLLPLLLASDTTSGAAVSSGAYLVNPWDEEGLVQLDAYPRLRDYLESHRARLERRHVARKNPAQWYRTIDRVDPRLLRRQKLLLPDLKAAAHPVFDVGAFYPHHNLYYVVSDTWDLEVLGGLLLSDIANLFVGAYCVKMRGGCYRFQAQYLRKIRVPDPGSVAPADRRELARVFRERDVDAATAIANRVYGIDELPSDILHGCPK from the coding sequence ATGTTCGATATAGAGGAGGTCAGCACAGCGAGGCTCTCCCCCGAGGGCGACCCCGACCCTGGCGTCGACTACGGCGAAGTGTTCACGCGTCGGTGGGTGGTTGAGTTCATCCTCGACCTCATCGGCTACACGCCTGCTCGCGACCTCGGCGCGTGCGTCGTCGTCGAGCCGTCATGTGGTACTGGGGCGTTCCTGGGCCCGATTGTCGACCGTCTTCTCGAATCGTGCGTGGTCCACGGTCGCAACCCCGCAACCCTGACGGGTGCAGTTCGCGCTTGCGACGTTCTGGACGCCAACGCCGATAGAGCACGGAAGATGGTCGTCGAACGGCTCCGCGACGGCGGGCTCATGTCCGAGGATGCCGAAGCAGTCGCACAGGCATGGGTCATTGCCGACGACTTTCTCCTGCGCGACCACGATCTGCGTAGCGCCGACTACGTCGTGGGCAACCCTCCCTACGTCCGGCTGGAGAGCGTCCCCCGTGCTGTCATGGCCGCGTATCGAGATCGCTGCACCGCTATGCGCGGACGCAGTGACCTCTACGTAGGCTTCGTCGAAGTTGGCTTGTCGCTTCTCAAGCCTGGAGGCGCACTCGGCTTCATCTGTGCCGATCGCTGGATGCACAACCAATACGGCGCACAGCTCCGTGAGCTCGTGACTGCCGACTACGCCGTTGAAACGGTCGTCACCATGCACGACGTTCCGGCATTCGAGGACGAGGTGTCTGCGTATCCCGCCATAGTGGTGATTCGCAACGCCGACCAAGCAGACGTGGCAGTCGTCGAAGCCAAACGCAGCTTCGGAGAGGCGGACGCCCCGGCATTGGCAGCGTGGGCCTCGAGCGTCTCCCAAGCAGCCTGCGGTCCTACGTTCGAGGCCTCTCGCACGACAGGTTGGTTCAAAGGCGGGGAGCTTTGGCCCATGGCGTCGCCTACCACGTTGGCGCTCGTTGCCGACTTGGAACGCCGCTACGACCCGCTACAGGACGCCGACAAGACGACGCGTGTGGGCATCGGGGTGGCCACGGGCTGCGACGAGGTCTTCATCACGAGGGACGCGGCGCTGGTCGAAGAAGACCGACTGTTGCCGCTCCTGCTCGCTTCCGACACGACCTCCGGAGCAGCCGTGTCCTCTGGCGCCTACCTGGTCAACCCGTGGGACGAGGAAGGCTTGGTGCAGTTGGACGCGTACCCACGCCTCAGGGACTATCTGGAGTCGCACCGTGCTCGTTTGGAGCGCCGTCATGTGGCGCGCAAAAATCCGGCCCAGTGGTATCGCACCATCGACCGTGTCGATCCACGGCTGCTTCGACGGCAGAAGCTGTTACTTCCCGACCTGAAAGCGGCAGCCCATCCGGTCTTCGACGTGGGCGCCTTCTATCCGCACCACAACCTTTACTACGTGGTCTCGGACACCTGGGATCTCGAGGTGCTGGGAGGGCTCCTGCTGTCGGACATCGCCAATCTGTTCGTGGGCGCCTACTGCGTGAAGATGCGCGGGGGGTGTTACCGCTTCCAGGCGCAGTACTTGCGCAAGATCAGGGTTCCAGACCCGGGATCGGTGGCGCCGGCTGACCGCCGAGAGTTGGCTCGCGTCTTCCGCGAACGAGACGTCGACGCAGCGACAGCGATTGCGAACCGCGTGTACGGCATCGACGAACTGCCGTCGGACATACTTCACGGGTGTCCGAAGTAG
- a CDS encoding pirin family protein has product MPAITADTFALPRLAEPALSAVDRPVRSVSTAPTGYEGEGFPVRRAFAGVDLSDLDPFIHMDQMGSVDYGPGEPRGTSWHPHRGFETVTYMLDGVMQHQDSHGGGGVIADGATQWMTAGGGILHIETPPEELVVKGGLFHGVQLWVNLPAKDKLAAPRYQSLDSGDVVLLSSSDGGALVRLIAGDLGDHRGPGATHTPITVVHASVAAGARLTLPWRRDFNALAYLLEGSGTAGVEQRPVHSGQLAVFGAGDSLTVTGTGPRGAEVFLLGGRPLREPIAAYGPFVMNTRAELIQAVEDFQSGRFGVIPPDALMPHTAYRIATARPSRPGTRWSSTAST; this is encoded by the coding sequence GTGCCTGCCATCACCGCCGATACTTTTGCCCTTCCCCGCTTGGCCGAACCGGCGCTCAGCGCCGTCGATCGGCCCGTGCGCTCCGTCTCCACCGCCCCCACCGGCTACGAGGGCGAAGGCTTCCCGGTACGCCGGGCTTTTGCGGGCGTCGACCTGTCCGACCTCGACCCCTTCATCCACATGGACCAGATGGGCTCGGTGGACTACGGGCCGGGCGAGCCCCGGGGCACGTCGTGGCATCCGCACCGGGGCTTCGAGACCGTGACCTACATGCTCGACGGGGTGATGCAGCACCAGGACTCGCACGGCGGTGGGGGCGTGATCGCCGACGGCGCCACCCAGTGGATGACGGCGGGCGGCGGCATCCTCCACATCGAGACCCCGCCCGAGGAGCTGGTGGTGAAGGGCGGGCTGTTCCACGGCGTGCAGCTGTGGGTCAACCTGCCGGCGAAGGACAAGCTGGCGGCGCCCCGCTACCAGAGCCTCGACAGCGGCGACGTGGTGCTGCTCTCGTCGTCCGACGGCGGGGCGTTGGTGCGGTTGATCGCGGGCGATCTCGGTGACCATCGCGGCCCCGGCGCCACCCACACGCCGATCACGGTCGTCCACGCCTCGGTGGCGGCGGGCGCCCGGCTGACGCTGCCGTGGCGGCGCGACTTCAATGCGCTGGCCTACCTGCTCGAGGGCAGCGGCACTGCGGGCGTCGAGCAGCGTCCCGTGCACAGCGGCCAGTTGGCAGTGTTCGGAGCAGGCGACTCGCTCACGGTCACCGGCACCGGTCCGCGGGGCGCCGAGGTGTTCCTGCTGGGTGGCCGCCCGTTGCGGGAGCCGATCGCCGCCTACGGCCCCTTCGTGATGAACACGCGGGCCGAGCTGATCCAGGCGGTGGAGGACTTCCAGTCCGGGCGCTTCGGCGTCATCCCGCCTGACGCGCTGATGCCGCATACCGCATACCGCATAGCCACGGCGAGGCCGAGCAGGCCCGGCACGAGGTGGAGCAGCACAGCGTCGACGTAG
- a CDS encoding S8 family serine peptidase, producing the protein MRSYRLPVRRLLSGCSLMVAVAVGSAAPAEAGLLSSTVGLVDSTLGIVTSGWDDGATTAPVSLSTVADAVGADELWKRGIDGTGIDVAVIDTGIAPVAGLDGAGKVVNGPDLSFESQAAEYRHFDTFGHGTHMASIVAGHDSAGFKGLAPGARIVNIKVGNYQGAVDVTQVIAAIDWVVQHRNDSGLNVRVLSLAYGTDGLQSYQLDPLTHAVESAWRNGIVVVASGGNDGTSRAALTNPAYDPRVLAVGASDLKGTVSALDDTVAAFSSRGNSSRRVDLVAPGVSVLGLRNPGSTIDDAHPDAVVNERFFRGSGTSQAAAVTAGSVALLLQARPSLSPDMVKALLRTTATPLVKGDLAGQGSGRLNIEAAALAAVPTTTSVTVAPSTGTGSLEAARGTSHVASDGIELTGERDIMGNPWNGSAWAPTSTAGTAWTAGTWNGAEWAGTCWCGESWTATTWEGKSWTGKSWTGKSWTADEWSGKSWTGKSWTGKSWTGKSWTGKSWTGKSWTSATSS; encoded by the coding sequence ATGCGTAGTTACCGCCTCCCCGTTCGTCGCCTCCTGTCCGGCTGCTCGCTGATGGTCGCCGTGGCCGTTGGCAGCGCAGCCCCCGCCGAGGCGGGGCTGCTCAGCTCCACCGTCGGACTGGTGGACAGCACGCTCGGCATCGTCACCTCGGGCTGGGACGACGGGGCCACCACGGCGCCCGTGTCGCTGTCGACGGTGGCCGATGCGGTGGGCGCCGACGAGCTGTGGAAGCGGGGCATCGACGGCACCGGCATCGACGTGGCCGTCATCGACACGGGCATCGCCCCCGTCGCCGGCCTCGACGGCGCAGGCAAGGTCGTCAACGGCCCCGACCTCTCGTTCGAGTCGCAGGCCGCCGAGTACCGGCACTTCGACACCTTCGGCCATGGCACCCACATGGCCTCGATCGTGGCCGGCCACGACAGCGCCGGCTTCAAGGGCCTGGCCCCCGGCGCCCGAATCGTCAACATAAAGGTTGGGAACTACCAAGGAGCTGTCGATGTAACTCAGGTGATCGCGGCAATTGACTGGGTTGTGCAGCATCGCAACGATTCGGGCCTCAACGTCCGAGTGCTGTCGTTGGCCTACGGGACCGACGGGCTGCAGAGCTACCAGCTCGACCCGCTGACCCACGCCGTCGAGTCGGCGTGGCGCAACGGCATCGTGGTGGTCGCCTCCGGCGGCAACGACGGCACCAGCCGTGCCGCCTTGACCAACCCCGCCTACGACCCCCGGGTCCTGGCCGTCGGCGCCAGCGACCTCAAGGGCACCGTGTCCGCCCTTGACGACACCGTCGCCGCCTTCTCCAGCCGGGGCAACAGCTCCCGGCGGGTCGACCTGGTGGCGCCCGGCGTCTCCGTGCTCGGCCTCCGCAACCCCGGTTCGACCATCGACGACGCCCACCCCGACGCCGTGGTCAACGAGCGTTTCTTCCGGGGCAGCGGCACCTCGCAGGCCGCGGCCGTCACCGCCGGCTCGGTCGCCCTGCTCCTGCAGGCCCGTCCGTCGCTGTCGCCCGACATGGTGAAGGCGCTCCTGCGCACCACCGCCACCCCGTTGGTCAAGGGCGACCTGGCGGGCCAGGGCAGCGGTCGCCTCAACATCGAAGCTGCCGCCCTCGCAGCCGTTCCCACCACCACCAGCGTGACCGTGGCGCCCTCTACCGGCACCGGCTCGCTCGAAGCGGCCCGCGGCACCAGCCACGTGGCCTCCGACGGGATCGAGCTCACCGGCGAGCGCGACATCATGGGCAACCCCTGGAACGGCTCGGCCTGGGCACCCACCTCCACCGCCGGCACGGCGTGGACGGCCGGCACCTGGAACGGCGCTGAGTGGGCCGGCACCTGCTGGTGCGGCGAAAGCTGGACGGCCACCACGTGGGAAGGCAAGAGCTGGACCGGCAAGTCGTGGACCGGCAAGTCGTGGACCGCAGACGAGTGGTCGGGCAAGAGCTGGACGGGCAAGTCGTGGACCGGCAAGAGCTGGACCGGCAAGTCCTGGACGGGCAAGAGCTGGACGGGCAAGTCCTGGACCAGCGCCACGTCGTCGTGA